One genomic region from Arthrobacter pigmenti encodes:
- a CDS encoding phosphoenolpyruvate carboxykinase (GTP) — MGDSVRQPLLAERATEEAAVSAAPTTHAALLAWVEETAALTQPDRIYWVNGSAQENAELTDELVAAGTLKRLNPELFPNSFAAFSDPADVARVEEQTFICSRDERDAGFTNNWMDPDAMKDKLRGLFAGCMRGRTMYVIPFVMGHLNAQEPKFGVEITDSAYVVTSMRIMATIGTAVLDRMTELNADFVPALHSLGAPLEPGQQDVSWPCNDEKWIVHFPEERSIWSFGSGYGGNALLGKKCYALRIASVMARDEGWLAEHMLILKLTSPENKTYYVSAAFPSACGKTNLALLDPTIEGWKVETLGDDITWMRFGKEGELRAVNPEAGLFGVAPGTGWKTNPNAMRAIAKGNSIFTNVALTDDGGVWWEGMTEEVPAHLTDWQGNDWTQSSDAPAAHPNARFCTPIDQIDMLADEFNDPEGVELSAILFGGRRKTTVPLVTQSRDWTNGIFMGSTLSSETTAAAAGAVGRVRRDPMAMLPFMGYDAGDYLSHWLKVSGQADQSRLPEIFLVNWFRRTADGGFAWPGFGDNSRVMKWIIERLEGKADAVETPIGYVPAPDSLDLTGLDLTPADVEEAVRVDAEEWDAELEGIEQWYQQFGESLPKELVNELENLKKRFAA; from the coding sequence ATGGGCGATTCCGTGCGACAGCCGCTGCTCGCTGAACGAGCGACTGAAGAGGCCGCAGTTTCCGCTGCCCCAACAACCCACGCAGCTCTGCTGGCTTGGGTTGAGGAGACTGCCGCGCTGACCCAGCCTGACCGAATCTATTGGGTCAATGGTTCCGCACAGGAGAACGCCGAGCTCACCGATGAGTTGGTTGCTGCGGGCACGCTGAAGCGTTTGAACCCCGAGCTCTTCCCCAACTCGTTCGCAGCGTTCTCCGACCCCGCGGACGTAGCCCGCGTCGAGGAGCAGACCTTCATCTGCTCCCGGGATGAACGCGACGCCGGATTCACTAATAACTGGATGGATCCAGATGCCATGAAGGACAAGCTGCGTGGCTTGTTCGCCGGGTGCATGCGCGGCCGCACCATGTACGTGATCCCGTTCGTCATGGGCCACCTGAATGCGCAGGAACCGAAGTTCGGCGTCGAAATCACAGACAGCGCGTACGTCGTGACCTCCATGCGGATCATGGCGACCATCGGTACAGCGGTGCTTGACCGGATGACTGAACTCAATGCCGACTTCGTCCCCGCGCTGCACTCCCTTGGCGCTCCCCTGGAGCCAGGTCAGCAGGACGTCTCCTGGCCGTGCAATGACGAGAAGTGGATTGTCCACTTCCCGGAGGAGCGCTCAATCTGGTCGTTCGGTTCCGGTTACGGCGGAAACGCCCTGCTCGGCAAGAAGTGCTACGCCCTGCGTATCGCCTCCGTCATGGCGCGTGATGAAGGTTGGCTGGCGGAGCACATGCTCATCCTGAAGCTCACCTCCCCGGAGAACAAGACGTACTACGTCTCGGCCGCGTTCCCGTCGGCCTGCGGCAAGACCAACCTGGCGCTGCTGGATCCGACCATCGAGGGCTGGAAGGTCGAAACACTCGGCGACGACATCACCTGGATGCGCTTCGGCAAGGAGGGCGAATTGCGTGCCGTCAACCCGGAGGCGGGCCTGTTCGGCGTTGCTCCCGGTACGGGTTGGAAGACCAACCCCAACGCGATGCGCGCAATCGCCAAGGGCAACTCGATTTTCACCAATGTTGCATTGACCGACGACGGCGGAGTCTGGTGGGAGGGCATGACCGAGGAAGTGCCCGCTCACCTTACCGATTGGCAGGGCAATGACTGGACGCAGTCGTCGGACGCGCCAGCCGCCCACCCGAACGCACGGTTCTGCACGCCGATCGACCAGATCGACATGCTCGCCGATGAGTTCAACGATCCCGAGGGCGTTGAGCTGTCCGCGATCCTGTTCGGCGGGCGCCGGAAGACTACAGTTCCGCTGGTCACGCAGTCACGTGACTGGACGAACGGCATCTTCATGGGATCCACCCTCTCGTCGGAGACGACTGCGGCCGCCGCAGGCGCTGTCGGCCGGGTGCGCCGGGACCCAATGGCGATGCTTCCCTTCATGGGGTACGACGCCGGCGATTACCTCAGCCACTGGCTGAAGGTCAGCGGCCAGGCCGACCAGTCGCGCCTGCCGGAGATCTTCCTGGTGAACTGGTTCCGCCGGACCGCCGATGGCGGCTTCGCCTGGCCCGGCTTTGGCGACAACTCGAGGGTGATGAAGTGGATCATCGAGCGCCTCGAAGGAAAGGCAGATGCGGTTGAGACGCCCATCGGTTACGTCCCAGCTCCGGATTCCCTAGACCTGACCGGCCTCGACCTCACGCCCGCGGACGTTGAGGAAGCGGTTCGGGTAGACGCGGAGGAGTGGGACGCCGAGCTTGAGGGAATCGAGCAGTGGTACCAGCAGTTCGGTGAGTCCCTGCCGAAGGAACTCGTCAATGAGCTTGAGAACCTGAAGAAGCGGTTTGCCGCCTAG
- a CDS encoding phosphomannomutase/phosphoglucomutase, which translates to MNTTIDLSASFKAYDVRGIVGETITAETVRAVGAAFVDVLGLAGETVLVGGDMRPSSPEFSSAFADGATARGADVIFLGEISTDELYYASGKLDAAGVTFTASHNPAQYNGMKMSRPGAVPVSSETGLTEIRERAEQYLSDGAIPAVDVQGTTSSRDILEDYAQYLRSLVDLSGIRPLKVVVDAGNGMAGLTTPAVLGDQYLDALPLEIIPLYFELDGTFPNHPANPLEPENLKDLQRAVLSNHADIGLAFDGDADRCFVIDEQGEPVSPSAVTAMVARREIRRAQANGEQEPVIIHNLITSRAVPELVRAESGRPVRTRVGHSFIKAVMAEEGAVFGGEHSAHYYFREFWNADTGMLAAMHVLAALGEQERPLSDLGREYEPYFSSGEINSRIDDAAAATARVRQEFENDGVTVDEVDGLTFTAEDGSWWFNLRASNTEPFLRLNAEAEDPATLETLTAAVLEQIRQ; encoded by the coding sequence GTGAACACAACCATCGACCTCTCAGCTTCGTTCAAGGCCTACGACGTACGTGGAATTGTGGGTGAAACCATCACCGCCGAAACAGTGCGGGCGGTAGGTGCCGCCTTCGTTGACGTACTGGGCCTTGCAGGCGAAACTGTACTGGTGGGCGGGGACATGCGGCCCTCGTCCCCGGAGTTCAGTAGTGCTTTCGCTGACGGAGCCACCGCTCGCGGGGCCGATGTGATCTTCCTGGGTGAGATTTCCACCGATGAGTTGTACTACGCAAGCGGGAAACTGGACGCTGCCGGGGTCACGTTCACCGCCAGCCACAATCCCGCGCAGTACAACGGTATGAAGATGTCGCGTCCGGGCGCCGTTCCCGTCTCATCCGAAACTGGTCTGACCGAGATCAGGGAGCGGGCCGAACAGTACCTTTCCGACGGCGCGATCCCCGCCGTCGACGTTCAGGGCACCACCTCCTCGAGGGACATCCTTGAGGACTACGCGCAGTACCTGCGTTCCCTGGTCGATCTTTCGGGCATCCGCCCACTCAAGGTTGTTGTCGACGCCGGAAACGGCATGGCCGGGCTAACCACTCCCGCTGTTTTGGGTGACCAGTACCTTGACGCTCTACCGCTTGAGATCATTCCCCTCTACTTCGAACTCGACGGCACCTTCCCTAACCACCCGGCAAACCCGCTGGAGCCGGAGAATCTCAAGGATCTGCAGCGGGCTGTGCTGAGTAATCACGCCGACATCGGGCTTGCATTCGACGGCGACGCCGATCGGTGCTTCGTAATCGACGAGCAGGGCGAGCCCGTGTCACCGAGCGCGGTCACGGCCATGGTCGCGCGCCGTGAGATCCGCCGCGCACAGGCCAACGGGGAGCAGGAACCGGTGATCATCCACAATTTGATCACCTCGCGTGCCGTCCCGGAACTGGTTCGGGCAGAGAGCGGACGCCCCGTCAGGACGCGCGTGGGCCATTCCTTCATCAAAGCCGTCATGGCAGAGGAGGGGGCGGTGTTCGGCGGCGAACACTCGGCGCACTATTACTTCCGCGAGTTCTGGAACGCAGACACAGGCATGCTTGCGGCGATGCACGTTCTCGCAGCGCTCGGAGAACAGGAGCGGCCGCTCTCCGACCTGGGCCGGGAGTATGAGCCTTACTTCTCCTCCGGAGAGATCAACTCCCGGATTGACGACGCCGCTGCGGCCACCGCACGTGTGCGGCAGGAGTTCGAGAACGATGGCGTCACTGTGGATGAGGTGGACGGCCTCACCTTTACGGCGGAGGACGGCTCGTGGTGGTTCAACCTGCGGGCCTCAAACACCGAACCGTTCCTGCGCCTCAACGCCGAAGCGGAAGACCCTGCGACTTTGGAGACCCTCACCGCGGCCGTACTGGAACAGATCCGCCAGTAA
- a CDS encoding dihydrolipoyl dehydrogenase family protein — translation MTEQTTDVIVIGAGAVGENAAARIVRGGLSVVLVESELVGGECSYWACMPSKALLRPGAALNAARAVAGSREAVTGTLDFQQVLARRDEFTSHWDDSSQVDWVKDTGITLIRGMARLTGERHVEVTNDDGATRLLARHAVVLATGSTPSVPPIDGLSELAFWGTREATSAKEVPESLTVLGGGVAGAELAQAYARLGSRVTLIARSGLLGNYPGQASALVGKGLERDGVTLLLNTGTQSVHDGGGRFRVVLSDGQVVQSEKLLVSTGRHPALAGLGLESLDLDPKGLDTDESGQVAAHPWLYAVGDAAGKVLLTHQGKYEARMTGDAIVARSKGQLDGPPERWSAFAATADTYAVPQVVFTDPEIVMAGRTLEAAQKDGLNVSETSLEIAVAGSSLHADNYEGWAQMVVDEDRKVLVGVTFAGPDVAELLHAATIAIVGEVPLDRLWHAVPAYPTINEVWLRLLEKYGL, via the coding sequence ATGACTGAGCAAACCACCGACGTCATCGTCATCGGCGCCGGCGCTGTCGGAGAAAATGCCGCCGCCCGCATTGTGCGGGGCGGGTTGTCCGTCGTCCTTGTGGAATCCGAACTCGTTGGCGGCGAGTGTTCCTATTGGGCCTGCATGCCTTCGAAAGCCCTCCTTCGCCCGGGCGCAGCGTTGAACGCAGCCCGCGCCGTCGCCGGCTCCCGGGAAGCCGTCACTGGGACGCTCGACTTCCAGCAGGTCCTCGCCCGGCGCGACGAGTTCACCTCCCACTGGGACGATTCCTCGCAGGTCGACTGGGTGAAGGACACCGGCATCACCCTCATCCGCGGCATGGCACGGCTCACCGGCGAACGGCATGTGGAAGTAACCAACGACGACGGCGCCACGCGCCTTCTCGCGCGCCACGCCGTCGTTCTCGCTACGGGCTCGACGCCCTCCGTGCCGCCCATCGACGGGCTCAGCGAACTCGCCTTCTGGGGTACCCGCGAAGCAACATCGGCGAAAGAAGTGCCGGAAAGCCTCACTGTGCTCGGCGGCGGCGTGGCCGGCGCTGAGCTCGCACAGGCGTACGCGAGGCTCGGATCCCGGGTCACCCTGATCGCACGCAGCGGACTGCTCGGCAACTATCCTGGGCAGGCATCGGCGCTTGTGGGAAAGGGCCTCGAGCGCGACGGCGTCACCCTGCTCCTCAATACCGGCACTCAGTCCGTCCACGACGGCGGCGGACGCTTCCGCGTTGTCCTCTCCGATGGTCAGGTGGTGCAGTCGGAGAAGCTGCTGGTCTCCACGGGCCGACATCCGGCGTTGGCGGGGCTCGGGCTGGAGTCGCTCGATCTCGATCCCAAGGGGCTCGATACGGACGAGTCGGGACAGGTTGCCGCCCATCCCTGGCTTTACGCCGTTGGAGATGCCGCCGGGAAGGTACTCCTCACGCATCAGGGTAAGTACGAAGCCCGCATGACCGGGGATGCGATCGTTGCCCGCTCCAAAGGACAGCTCGACGGACCGCCCGAGAGGTGGAGCGCTTTCGCGGCTACAGCCGATACGTACGCCGTACCGCAGGTGGTGTTCACCGACCCTGAAATTGTGATGGCCGGCAGGACCCTCGAAGCCGCACAAAAAGACGGGCTGAATGTCAGCGAGACGTCGCTGGAGATCGCAGTCGCGGGCTCGTCGCTGCACGCGGACAACTACGAGGGCTGGGCGCAGATGGTGGTCGACGAGGACCGCAAGGTGTTGGTCGGCGTTACCTTCGCGGGACCGGACGTAGCCGAATTACTGCACGCCGCTACGATCGCGATCGTCGGCGAAGTTCCATTGGACCGCCTCTGGCACGCGGTACCCGCCTACCCGACCATCAACGAGGTCTGGCTCCGCCTGCTCGAAAAGTACGGCCTTTAG